The Desulfuribacillus alkaliarsenatis nucleotide sequence GTTTGTTTTCATCTACAACAATTAATTGTTCCTGGGCTATAGATTGCATTCGTCCCATTCCCGCTCCTCTTCCACGTTGCATCATAGCCATACGATTGTGCTCTGGACTTCCAATAATCATACTATCTATAAAAATATCCTGAATGTTATCAAATGATTTATATTCTTTGTAGTAGAACGAAAAAAAACCCGCCCATTGGTTTGCTAGATTCTCGTGTTTTGCTTCTAAATACTGGTGAAACATCATATTTGCTGATAAATAAATTGCGCCAGAAAAAACGAAAACAATCAAGACCGTCACCAGTAGAAAAGCAGCAATTAGCTTAGTTCTCATTGTACTTGTATCCTATACCATGGACTGTAACAATAAACTTCGGCTCTGCTGAGTCATCTTCAATTTTTTGGCGCAAATTTCGGATGTGGGTGTCAATTGAACGCTCGTAGCCTTGATATTCTTCTCCCAAGGCTAGGTCTAATAGCTGTAAACGAGTATACACCCTTCCAGGGTTTTTAAACATTAGCATAAATAATTGAAACTCTGTCGGTGTTAAACGAATCGAAATGTTATTCTTGTATAATTCATGCTTTGCTAAGTCTAGCAAAAAAGGTTCTTTAATAATTTGCTCCTTTTGTCGAACAAGAGCAGTGTCATTCTCCGTATGCTTTGATTGTAATTTGGTATGTCTACGAAGCATAGCCCGTATCCTCGCCTCTAACTCTTCCAAGCTAAATGGCTTCACTATATAATCGTCAGCCCCAATTTCTAGCCCAACTATAATATCGTACTTCTGGCTTTTAGCTGTAAGCATGATTATTGGATAGTACTTATCATATTTACGAACTTCCTTACATACTTCTAAACCATTAAGTTCAGGCAGCATTATATCAAGGATTATTAAATCAGGATCTATTTCCAGTATCGCTTTAAGTCCGCTTAATCCATCTTCGCAGGCAAATACATGATAAAATTGCTGCTTTAAATACTCTTCGACCATATTTCTAATTCCTTGTTCATCTTCTATAATTACAATTTTATGCATACTATCACCCCTTCGGACATATTTTTCAACTTACTCCAATTATACCATTATATACATTGACACGTACGTATAAGTTGGACAAGCAATATATTTCTATACCATAGACTAAAGGCCACAATCTCTTATATTCAAGATTTTGTGACCAATGCTTTTATACTCTTTTGCAATTTTACGTTCCTTCACTATCTTTTTTACTTTATATTATAATCTTTGCATACCTCGTCCTTGACCGCGAAAATTACCAGCTTCTCTTTCAGAAAACTGCCCATCTATAGTAGCTCCACAGCCACCGCCAAAACCTCCACCACGCATACCTCTCTGACCTGGTTCCACATTAAGCATTTCTGTTACACGTTCACGAATGTTTTCTTCGTCCAATAATACACAACTAGCTACTGGATTGTTTTCTTTGTACTCTACTACAGCGTCAATTAATTGTTCAGCAGTAACACCTGCTTCTTCGGCGATTTGCACCATCGATAAACCCGCACGGTGATATTCACGAATTTCAAATGGATCCATTTCTAAATACTCAGCAATAAAGTTGTGCATCGATCCAGCTTCATTACCCATCATGCCTCCGCTCTTCATGCCTCCACCCATCATGCCTCCGCTCTTCATGCCTCCACCCATCATGCCATAGCCTTTACCAAACCCCAAATAACCTCTTTCATCATTAGCAAACGCTGTTCCAACAAACAGAAGTGCACCAATTATTAAAACTGTTGTTACAATCGAAATTTTACTTTTCATTATATATTCCTCCTTATTTTTTAGATAGCATAGTAAACTCTTTTTTATGTTTTAGTGCTTATCTATATTGGTATTATGCACAAAAGATATCAAGAACGTATTAACTAGATGTCAAGATTTTGTCAAGAAAATAGCGCACAAGAAAAAATTAGCTAGAGTCAAAGACTCTAGCTACATTAAAAAAATATAATAAAAAGGAAGATAACTCTTCTAAGAGTCACTACTTGGAGTCACTACTTGATTTCTAAAACATTTCTAACTATTGTTGCAGTCATCGGCTTGTTCGTAATTGCACCTACAATATCCACTAAGGAATGCGTCTGTATATACAGAGTCCCATCAATATTTCTAATTGGCTCTCTAAGTATAAATGCATTACCATTAACAATCGCTAGCCTACCATTCGAATGTAAAATGACCTCTAATGGTGTGCCTATAACATCTGTAGAAATAACTACCTGCCCTTTTTCTGCTATCCATTCAATATCTGCATTCTGATTGTTAGCAATTGAGCGAACAGCTATATAAGAATCTCTATTGATAATTCTTACTTCCACTTCGCCGCTAATTCCTAGCATCTTATAACTCATCAGCGTAACACCAGGACGCACTTCTTTAACAGGCTCAGGTGCTGGTATCGGTGCCGGTGTTGGTGTTGGCGCTGGTGTTGGCGTTGGACTCGGTGCTGGCGTTGGTGCTGGACTAGGTGCTGGACTCGGTGCTGGACTCGGTGCTGGTGTTGGTGCCTCCGCCGGAGGCGCTGCCCCTTCTAATCAAGGACTTGCCATAATTACATTGCCAGCACTTAACAGTAAAACTGCCATAAAAACAACACTGATTATTAATTTTAGGGTCTTCTTCATGTTCTCATCCCCTCGTTTTCCTTTATCTAAAGAAAGCATAGCTTCCATCAGCGTTAATAAATATTGGATTCGCTAAATAAAAGATGTTCTCATATCCTTGTGCTACAAAGTGCTGTGGTACTCCTGCTGCGCGAGCACCCGCTGCACAGTGAATTAAGATTAGTTGATTCTTTTCGATTCCTTCAGCTTCTAATACCTCGGTGATAATTGAAGGATTTGCTCCTATATCAGCACTATTGATGTTTATTGCTCCTGGAAGCATTCCACCCGCTGTTTCACCTGGAGTTCTAACGTCTACTACGATAGCACCTCCTGAGTCGAGTTTTGCTTGCCAATCTGCTGGTGTTAACCCATAGTTCGGTCCGCCATCTGTAATGTCAAAATCTGACCCGCTGCTTTCCGTCCCAAATACCGGTAATCCTGCTGCTTTATATGCTGGCATACCGCCTGCTAAAACTTTTACGTTTGTGTAGCCGTTACTTACAAGCCACCTGGCTTGTGCATGACTCTTACCTCAGAAGAATCCTCCACAATAAGTGATAATTAACGTATCCTTGTTTGCTGGGGCTAATCCACTAAACCTTGAATTCCAAGGCTCTGGATTATCTGCTGGGATTGACATTGGGATATTTTCTTTGAAGTATGATGCAAATGGACGAGAGTCAATAATCAGTAAAGGTGGTTGCTCTGGATCCATCATATACTCTTCTGTCAAAATCCCCTTGAAGAATTCTGGAGTGATAACTAAATATGTGTCTGCTAAATTCCAGCCATGATCTGTTCCTTCCTGATATACATATACATTCGTATAACCTAAGTTCATTGCTTTGTTAGCAGATGAAGGACTCAATGGGCAATGCCATCCTCCACAATAGAAAATGAGTTTCTTATCCTTATCTTCAGGTAATAAATCCTTTAGCTTGTCGAAATCAGCGTCTGGAATATTAATTGCACCATTAATATGACCTTCATGATAACGGGCCGCTGGTCGGGAATCTACTAAAACAAAGTCCCAATCTGTAGCATATTCCTCATAGGTAACACGTTCTGTACTGGTCGCTGTCGTATAAAGTTCCAATAATTCCTGTGTTGTAATGTAATTCAAATGTGGCTCAAACGGTACTGCGATGTCTTGGTACTCTTCAGGCACCATATGACCTGCTTGATCTAGTGCACCGGCACTAAATTTCTCTAGCTCGTCACACCCCGCTAATGTCATAGTGAGTGCTAGAACTATCACTAGAAACAAAATATTAAAATGTTTCTTGCTCATAACCATACCTTACCTCCATTCATATATTACTTCTTGGAATATCTTTCATACTTATCGTACGAAAAGTCATAACAGTTCGTCAATTCATCTTTTTTTCATAATTTCTTGTAGAAAGCATGTAAACACTTCAAAATTAACAACCGTTCAATATCGGCTATTGTGTTTTTAAATAGGCATAACGGATAAATATAGCAATCCTATATAATAGCAAGCCTATATAAAAAAGAAGTGATTTTCATCACTTCTCTAAATCGTACTAGTATCCCGTCTTATCTTCCGATAACAAATCTGTCATGTTAAATGATTCTTTAAGTAGAGGCTTCTCGGCTGGACCTTCTATAACAGCGCCATTGAAAGAAAATCTTGAACCGTGACAAGGACAATCCCAAGTCCTATCCCCTTGATTCCAATTTACTTCGCAACCTAAATGAGTACAGGTTGTATCTACAATATGTAGCTTTCCATAATGATCTTTATATACGCCTTTTCTGTTGCCATTGACCCTAATAATTATCGCTTCATCATTTTCCATTTGTTCCAATGATTTATGTGGTAATTCTAACTTGCCTTTTAAGAAGTGTTTAACAACGTCTGTATTTTCTATAAAAAAGTTCTTTAGGCTTGGGTCAATATAAAATCTCGATGGCTGATATAACTCGAGATAACGATTACCTGTACCTAAAATCTTGTCTCGGATAATCATTGCAGCTACAGTACTATTAGTCATACCCCATTTTCGATAACCAGTTGCCACAAGTATTCTATTTTTACCTC carries:
- a CDS encoding rhodanese-like domain-containing protein; this encodes MSKKHFNILFLVIVLALTMTLAGCDELEKFSAGALDQAGHMVPEEYQDIAVPFEPHLNYITTQELLELYTTATSTERVTYEEYATDWDFVLVDSRPAARYHEGHINGAINIPDADFDKLKDLLPEDKDKKLIFYCGGWHCPLSPSSANKAMNLGYTNVYVYQEGTDHGWNLADTYLVITPEFFKGILTEEYMMDPEQPPLLIIDSRPFASYFKENIPMSIPADNPEPWNSRFSGLAPANKDTLIITYCGGFF
- a CDS encoding rhodanese-like domain-containing protein, with product MPAYKAAGLPVFGTESSGSDFDITDGGPNYGLTPADWQAKLDSGGAIVVDVRTPGETAGGMLPGAININSADIGANPSIITEVLEAEGIEKNQLILIHCAAGARAAGVPQHFVAQGYENIFYLANPIFINADGSYAFFR
- a CDS encoding response regulator transcription factor → MHKIVIIEDEQGIRNMVEEYLKQQFYHVFACEDGLSGLKAILEIDPDLIILDIMLPELNGLEVCKEVRKYDKYYPIIMLTAKSQKYDIIVGLEIGADDYIVKPFSLEELEARIRAMLRRHTKLQSKHTENDTALVRQKEQIIKEPFLLDLAKHELYKNNISIRLTPTEFQLFMLMFKNPGRVYTRLQLLDLALGEEYQGYERSIDTHIRNLRQKIEDDSAEPKFIVTVHGIGYKYNEN
- a CDS encoding stalk domain-containing protein, translated to MSYKMLGISGEVEVRIINRDSYIAVRSIANNQNADIEWIAEKGQVVISTDVIGTPLEVILHSNGRLAIVNGNAFILREPIRNIDGTLYIQTHSLVDIVGAITNKPMTATIVRNVLEIK